From the genome of Planctomycetota bacterium:
CTTGGGATACGCCACGGCCATCGTGCCGTTACGCAGTTCGTAGTAGATTTCGGCTTCTTGCTGGGTATTGCCTTCGCCGCGGAAGTCGACGCTGCGAAGTTCGGCCCCTTCGATGTCGCGCCCCATCCGCGTGGTGGCCTCGGCCTTGGTCTGGCGGAAGAAGGCGTTCATACTCCAGAACTGGTCTTGCTTCCAGTCGTTGAACGGGTGGTTGTGGCACTGCGTGCATTGCACTTGCAGGCCCAAGAACAGCTTGGCCGTCTTGGCCGTGGCCTGGGTCGACATTGGGTCATCGCGCTTCAGCATACTGGCGATGAAGTTCGACGCGCCGTTGAAGTCCTTCTCGTTCGGGCTGGTGTTCCCTTCGGCGCTGACCAACTCGTAAACCATGCGATCGTACGGCTTGCCGCGGAGGTAGCTGTCGCGAAGGAACTTGTGCATGCCGTCCCGATTGACCAATTCGCCGTTTACGCGGCGAGCCGGCGGACGACCGACCAGTAGGTTGCTCCACCAGGTGGCCCAATAGTTGGCGTATTCCTGCTGGTACTCTTCCGAGTCGAGCAAGCGATCGAGCAGCTTTTGCTTCTTCTGAGCGCCCTCGCCGAGGAACTTGTTCAACTCGATCACGGTCGGCACGCGGCCGATCACGTCGAGGAACACGCGACGGCACCATTCGGCGTCGGTCGCCTTGGGAGCCGGAGCGTAGCCGGCTTCGGTCCAACCCTTGCGGATTTGCGCGTCGATAAAGGCGACGATGTCCTGCTCGCCCAGTCCGCTGTCCGAGACGCCGGAGCCGAGCTTCTTGCCGTCGGTGTTCTCGGCGCCGTTTGCCACCGGAGCGCCGCTCAGCAGCCACGCCAAAGCGGCCGTGGCGGCAATGGTCGAAACCGTCCAACGCATCATGCCGTTCGCGGTCATCCGATATCCAATGCGACTCATAAGTTCCTCCACTCCAGACTTACAATGCGGGCGATTGATCGATCGCTCTTGTTCGTAATGGGCGTTTGTGGGCAACGAGAAGGGGCTCGCCGAACCTGCCTGGCGAAGTTTTTATTGCGCGGCGAAACAATCGCCACGAAAAATGTACTCGCAATGGGGGGACGACAAGGGCGGCAACACCAGTCTGATGTAGCCACGTATGATACCGATTCCCAAACAGCCAACAAAGCAAAAACCTTTTTCAGCAACGACTTTCGTCGCGCGTGACTATCGTGCTAGCACCTGTTTGTTATAACCCGAATCCAGGTGTTTGATAACAATACAAGTGTATCATTTCGATGTATCAAATTGCAACACGTGTCGGAGGCCATGGTTGCGATGGCCCCCGACGCGCGTTGCTGCGGCAGATCGGGCCGAGGGTTTGCTCGGCGTGATCCCCTCGGCCGCGATCCGGCTTCTTGGAGCCCGAAAGGGCCCACGAATGCCGCGTTTCTTGCCCTTCCCAGGCTGCGTTCGCCACGCGGGCGGCCTCGGTGCAACAGGCATTGGGAACCTGTCGACGGCGGGCTGTTCCGAACCCGCCGTCTGACCTGGAGAGGGGAGCGGCCCAATACTATCGCAAACATCATGCCAGAAACCCTGGGCCGCGAAATTCTCGCTTTCGCTCCAGTTCAGTTCGGCAAAGCGGAGGGCCGGCGTAACGTGCTGCGAACCGGACATGGTGCGCGAGTCGGCAACCGAAAACAATCGCGAACCACGCGCACCGGCGCGACAAGCGTGGCGCACGTGCGCCGCGTGACTCGCAAAAAAATATTTTGTGTTCCACGTCGGCGCGCGTGCGCCGCGCCGCGCTGCGATTTCACGCGAGAGTTTTTGCCCGCCGCGCCGCACGCCGAAAAAGTTATCCACAACCGAATCCGCGCCGCGCGTGAATGCTTTCTTGACAATCGTTCCTCGACCGACACAATACGCCCAATCTTTTCGTCCGCGTCTTCGCTCGTCGTCCACGGTTCAGGATGTAACCTGGGGCTCGGGGAAACAGTCACGGCGCAACTTTGCTAAAACACAAACGTGTCTGGCAATTGCCTTGCTCGGCCTGTTACCACGTGCTGTCCCACGACGAATGCTGGCCGTGGAGCAGGGTATTGCGGAACGGGGTAGTGCGGAATCGCGACCGGCGATTTCACAATCACGACTCGCAGCAGGATTCGGTTCGTACACTCACCGTGGTTTGGTCGAGGCGGAAGACCAGCACGGTCGAGCGAAATTGCTTGGGGGGCGGCCACGCAAGGATCGACGTCGGCGACGACAAGTCGCGGCCCGGATGTCCCCCCTAGGCGATTCGCTCGGCAGCGCTAACAATCAAGTGAGCGCGAACCGTGACGGCTGTGAACAATCACCACGGTGATTGTTCACAGCAACATGCGAGGCGTGGTTCGCGCACCTGCGTGATCGCACGCTGGCGCCCCCCTTGGGCGCGAGAGACGCCGCAATGCTCCACGCGGGCGGCTTTACCCTCCTGCGCGCATCGGCACCGGCGAGTTCCCCACATGCCACGAGCATTACTCGGCTTGGGAGCCAACCAGGGAACGCCGGCCGAAACATTCAGGGCCGCGATTGAAGCGCTTGCGGCCGACGGCCAATCGCGCGTCATCTCACAAAGCCGCAATTACCGCTCGGCCCCCGTCGGCGGCCCGTTGGCGCAAGCCGACTACGTCAACGCGGCGGCCCTGGTCGAAACATCGCTGCGTCCCGAACAATTGCTGACCCGCTTGCAGCAGATCGAAGCCCAATTCGGCCGCGTTCGCCACGAGCGCTGGGGACCACGGACGCTGGACCTGGACATTCTGCTGTACGACGAGCTGGTTCTGGCGCAAACCGCGCCCGACCTGACGATTCCCCACCCGCGGCTGACGTTTCGCCGCTTCGCGCTCCAGCCCGCCGTCGAGATCGCCTCGGGCATGATGCATCCCCAGTTGCGCTGGACCGTGGCCGAGCTGCTGCAAAACCTGGAGAGAGCGAATCGCTATCTGGCCGTGTCGGGTCCGCGCAGCGTCGTCACGCGACACCTGCTGGGACAAGTGGCCGAGCGCACCGGCGCCATGTTCCTGGCTGCGCCGGCCGACTATCCGGCCACCATCGGCGGCGGCAGCTTGTGGCGCGACGTGCCGCGCCCGACCGACTATTACGAGGCGCAAAGCGCGCCTGGCCGCGTGGCCGAGCGCGTTCTAGAATGCCTGCGGCAGTGCATGGCGGCGCTCGACGCGGGTCATTGGTCCCAGCCCGAGCAAGTGGCCGTGGGCGACTTTTGGCTGCTCGAGCTGTACGCCTGGGGCGCGGCGGCGCTCGCGCCAGCGGCGCTGGCCGAGTATGTCGATCGCTTCAGCAGCATCGCCAGCCGGCACCCGTTGCCCACGCTGCTGGTCATGCGCTCGTGGCTGGTCACGCCACGCGATGAAGAAACCGAAGAACCCGCGGCCGATGACCTGCCGGGCATGTTGAAAATCGTCTCCCAGGAACAATCGCCGCTGTTTCATCTGGGGCAAACGCCCAGCCACACGCGCGGCTTTGCGCCGGTGTTGTGGTTGACCGATCCGACCGTCGAGTCGCAGGTCGACGAAATCAGCGCCGCGGTCATCGCCATGCAAACCGAAGTGGTCCCCTTGACGTGAAACTACCCCCTGTCATTACCACCGCCCAAGCGTTACGCGCGCTCGTGACCGACGCCCGCCGCACGGGCAGAACCATCGGCCTGGTGCCGACGATGGGGGCGCTGCACGCCGGGCATATCAGCCTGGTGGCCGAGTCGTGCCGGCGCTGCGACGTGACGATTGCCACGA
Proteins encoded in this window:
- the folK gene encoding 2-amino-4-hydroxy-6-hydroxymethyldihydropteridine diphosphokinase; this translates as MPRALLGLGANQGTPAETFRAAIEALAADGQSRVISQSRNYRSAPVGGPLAQADYVNAAALVETSLRPEQLLTRLQQIEAQFGRVRHERWGPRTLDLDILLYDELVLAQTAPDLTIPHPRLTFRRFALQPAVEIASGMMHPQLRWTVAELLQNLERANRYLAVSGPRSVVTRHLLGQVAERTGAMFLAAPADYPATIGGGSLWRDVPRPTDYYEAQSAPGRVAERVLECLRQCMAALDAGHWSQPEQVAVGDFWLLELYAWGAAALAPAALAEYVDRFSSIASRHPLPTLLVMRSWLVTPRDEETEEPAADDLPGMLKIVSQEQSPLFHLGQTPSHTRGFAPVLWLTDPTVESQVDEISAAVIAMQTEVVPLT
- a CDS encoding DUF1549 domain-containing protein; translated protein: MSRIGYRMTANGMMRWTVSTIAATAALAWLLSGAPVANGAENTDGKKLGSGVSDSGLGEQDIVAFIDAQIRKGWTEAGYAPAPKATDAEWCRRVFLDVIGRVPTVIELNKFLGEGAQKKQKLLDRLLDSEEYQQEYANYWATWWSNLLVGRPPARRVNGELVNRDGMHKFLRDSYLRGKPYDRMVYELVSAEGNTSPNEKDFNGASNFIASMLKRDDPMSTQATAKTAKLFLGLQVQCTQCHNHPFNDWKQDQFWSMNAFFRQTKAEATTRMGRDIEGAELRSVDFRGEGNTQQEAEIYYELRNGTMAVAYPKFVDGTKIDPDGSVSKVNRRAELGKLIVKSEYFGRAIANRMWGHFLGYGFTKPVDDMGPHNQSSHPELLERLGKEFSAQGHDLKKLVRWITMSEAYSLSSKITPRNKKDDPAMGEKPKFSRFYLRQMSPEQLYDSLHAITRVSAQDLEQIRGGKVDERQREKREWISQFTVNIANDEGEDLTTFNGTIPQALVMMNGPLTNDIISVDKPDALLPRLVNSGMKGTDLVDFLYLSTVSRKPTSADWAVISGVLGSRPNLSAYQDVWWALINSNEFIISH